TTCATATCCCCAGATGTTCACGGAcgagaagtcccagaagccttcacccctagctgcgcttcccaggatttctgggagttgcagttgaagaacacCTGGGAATCCAAGGCTGGACCACTGATTAAGGGCATGCTTTCGTGGACTTAGAAAAATGCTCATGTGTTTCATGCAGTCTTCCCTAACcggttgccctccagatgtttttaacaACTCCCGTCGTTTTGTGCCCTGACATCCTGGAGGTCTGTTCGGCTACAGTCTCCCGCAGTGTCATTGGTTAGCTGGGCAGAGCTCTTCAACCAGGTGCCTCCTTGGATGTACAATTCCAATCATGCCCATCTAGACCACGTGTCCCAGGTTGGGACTATCCCAAGGGGcggaactacagttcccaaaacccCAGGCGAAAATGATCTCCCCTTCGGCTAGAAGGCCACTCCCTCAGGTTTTCCAATTCGGCTTGGAGTTCAAGGCACCTGGAGGTTACCTGGAGTAACAGGCACCGAAGGGCAGTGGTACTGCTTTCTGTCTGTTTGTGTTGGACCGTTATCTTGTGCCTCTTCCGTATCTTCCTTCCCAGGTGGGAGAAACCTACCTTTGCTTTCACATCATGTGCTCAATGGGGGGAACGTGCAAACCCAACTGTTCCAATCCCATCTCATTCCACACATATTCTTTCAATATATTCAATTATACCAGGGGAGACCCTTGCACTAGTTGGCCAAATGCAAGACCAAGCTGTGTTAATTGTAGTGGATACACTGGAGGTCAGACACTGACACACATAGTCTAAATTACAAATACAAATGTAAAATTAGGAATTGTTTTTACCATTTCATCAGATTTGTAGCACATCTTATGCAAGTGAGGAAGTCCATGATCAAATGGATTGTGGCACCAGCCAAGTCGGATGTCCAGGCACAACTAAGTTTAGAAGGGCAAAGTCAGGGTCTCCAGTGTCCCTATTTCTCAATTTGGAGCTTTCAATCAGACTTTGGATGAAAGAAGATGCATCAAGAGGGATATTAAAGGGTTTTCATCTGGAACATTACCctctgttaaaaaaagaggaggaaaactaGTGGCCACCTTAACTACTGGCCTgaagggcagagctggaaggggccccacggatcatggagtccagtccctgtcacggaggcccagtgggggaatcgaactcccaacctctggctccacagccagatgcatgAACCCACCGAGCTATTAAAAGGATACTTAGGGTTTGGAAGCTGATCACCATCCGGCGTCTTTATCCAAGCAGCCCTAGTAGTTTAATGATTAATGCGAAAAAAGGGTGAAGGACAGCAAATAGAAGCAATCTGTGACAAATCTGTTACATCCAGGAATCCATTATTATGCAATCTTGATATTATTATACTTATAGGGGTCTGATCCCTCCCAGCAGCAACAGTGGATCCCAAACTGAACCAAAGATGAAGTTCCTTTATCTTCTGTGTGCCGTTCTCCTTCTCGGACTCCTGCAGGGCCCAGGTAAGCAGCAGGTATTCTTCATTGAGAACAGATATTCTTCGGTCCCTACTTGAGGGGCATCTTTGGTGGCCACCCTCACCTGGGGGAGGTACATAAGCCCCCCTGGGGTGCCCCTGGACCACTTGGAGGGGGccgcagactggaaacaattctccacaGACTATCTTATAAGGTTCATGATGCAACCTATACCATCCTTATTCAGGTTATATTTCGTTCACGTCCTGTTTCTGGCTGTAGCTAAAACCaagtttgagaatggctgatctggGGAATCTTGTGGACAGATCAAGGTTGCATCCAGGGAGGGATTGATAAGTGGCTTGAACCTTAGATCTCCAGCGCAGGAGGCAACCAAAAGCTTCTTAATCTTTATCGGCTTTTgcttaggcaaaaaaaaaaaaaaatgacaacccGACAACACCCTACAAGCAGCGTGTTGTGGTTTTGGCTACAGTTTTTGAACTCCCCAAAGAGTAGCCCGTTCTTTATATCTCCTTATGCAGTGAACCGGGAGGTCCCGGGTGCAGTAGAGGGTTGACTGCAGGCTTCTTGGGTTGGCAATGAGAGACCCAGATGTGAATCCGGAGAGCTTTGGATAAGTGGCTATTTCTCACCCTGAGCTCTCTAAGGGCTGAGCTATAGGTTAGAAATAGCACACCATGAGAGAATTGCATAAATGCTGAAAGGGGTGATTCTAATGGCAGGGGTGATTCTAATATACCTCCTGTATTTTGGAAATGAGCTTTTCAAGTATCTTAAATAATTAGAGCAATCCAAGGATAGGTTTCCCAGGACATAGTGGCAGTATGAACTATGAGGAGGTGCCATCAAGGATGCTAGTCCTTAGGAGGAAACATATAGATGTTTAAAAAGGAGACTTCTGATCTTCCTCTACTACTGAATTTACAGCTTCTTTCACCCAAACCCTCCTTTCCCAGCTCAGTATATCAGATTTCACCTCAGGTCTTACCCACAGGAGTCACTGAAGCTGTCAACAGCTATGCAGAATGTGAAGGTCATCGTGGTGCTGCATGTTATTCCATCGTCTGTCCTCCTGGGACCAGAATTATTGGGAGGTGCAATTGGTACCAGAAATGCTGCCAAAGGTAAGATAAAAGGTGCAACTACCTTGGGGAGCTCAATCAGAATGATTTCGATTTGCCGCCATTTGATGGACAGCCTGCATGCCTTCTGAAATTGCTATCAGTGTTCAAACAGGGGCTGTGAATTGATTCGTACGTTCACCATTTATGTTGGTTATGATGCGAATCGCATTCCTGGCCAcagccccctttccctccttcctttcccgtCTTGCCTCTGCAAATCCTTTAATCCTTTGCAGTCCAGAGAAGTCCCTTAGCCAGAGCAAGAGGGAAAGGCAGGCTAGGAGATACACCCAATGTTGCCTCTGTCCGGAAACCTGTGCAACACAGTGAGACAGTGCTGAAGGTTTTGGGGTGAAGCAGCCGAAACCTCAACTGAACTGTCTCGGAAATCCCCCAATTATGGAATGAGTCCTCAATTCCTCAGCTAGGAATGAAGGCCAGGCAGGGTTGCTGGATGTGTTAAGCGGATGCCAGGAtgcagagaaggaaagagatgtTTTCATTGTCCCCTGATGTGGTTCAGGAGGATCGAAAGAGGGGGAATGTGCCAATgggaacagaccaagtctccttTGCAGACAAGCTAGACAGAGCTTCTCTGGGCATCTTCCCCACTCAAGCTTCAGACTATTATATTTCTGGGAAACGTTTATAGACCTGTAGAAAAACCCTACAGTAAGATATCATGGAAAGGCATTGCATTGTGGCAGAACACGGAACATGaaaagtctgaacagtaattttgcaaaatacattatGATTCATAACTCAAAATAATCACCACTTCCCGCCATCCATTCATCACTCCTTTCTCTTACTTTCCCATGTGCGGGTGATGGATTTCTGGTGATCGAAACTGGTATAaatggtttgtttaaaaaaaaaaaaatcccacccaacttcttccaaaaaaaaaaaaacagctcagcGATGCCAGAGcattgaaatgttttcttccttccttccttcctgttttaaaTTTTAGATAACATTTCCCTTTATTCACCTCATCATTGTGAGGATGCTGAGCTCTTCCCTTCTCCAAAACAGACAGCCTTTGTCAGAGAAGTCACCCTATCAATTTGCACcaacacttaaaataaaacatagcaaaaacaaacaactaaataTAAACCAAGCTTGCCTACAGGTGCCACAGTGTTTGCTTGGGTTTTGGTTTAATTAGACGCACATAGCCTGACAAGATAGTTGGAAGACTCAAAGATGGAAACTGTTATTAAATTATTAAGTCTCCCAGGTATGCCAATCTGAACCATCAACTCACTGGACCAATTCTGGCCCTGTAGCTGCTCTATCCCATTGCTCTACACAATTGTTTAGAGTAGACCAGGTCAACTAAGGTACTTGTGGTAGTCTGTATCCTTCCTTGTATAATTAGAGGAATCCAAGCAGGTTCTATAATGGTTTTCCTTCTATAATTACAGTGTCCTTGACAAGTGATTCCCCCCACTTGGAGATGCTGAGGAAGCTGAGCAGTGAACAGCCTCTCCACCTGCAACCACTTTCTCCTTTGTGCACATCTTCCGGAATCAGCTTTCATTAGACTCCAGAAATCTTTTTCCAGTGTCGTCAAACTCAGCAGTCACGATAACTTGTTTTCTGATGCTTTTTCCACTTTAGTACATAAATAATTTTGCAATGAATTTTTGTGTCTATGTCTTATTGCCCAGGTAGATGGAAAGTTCCCTGCAATTCACTCAGCAGTTTTCGAACTTAAATAAAATGTAGGCAACCCATCCTTCCTGGATGTTATTTTCTCCTATGCACTTGATACATAGGAATaaacagattaggcatccttcagtctcgcgaGACTAtggtatggaggacttggaacagcatctagtgcggctgagaaggccaatttgagagtgacaatcccttcctcacggaagacaaatacaatctgtcccctgtctagctgcCTGgtgttgctgctttcaggactgcctctttgcctcagcctgctggacaatggtctcttaaaattgggagaggccgtgatgcaccgcctgcctccaggctgaacgctcagatgtcaagatttcccatctgttgagatccattcctaagcccttcagatcccacttgcagatatccttgtatcatagccgtggtctccctctggtgtgctttccctgcactcattcttcatgcaggaaatcttttggaatccatcagccattctcacgacatgcccaagccaatgtagacttcactgtttcagtaatgtatatatgctaaaaattccagctcattcgaAGACTACTCTAATTAgaattttgtcctgccaagtgataccaaaaatgcatcagaacatgtatggaacgtgttcagcttcctctcctgccggcacaaaaggtccaggactcactgcagtacaggagtgtgctcaggacacaggctctatagacttggatcttggtatatgccatcagcttcttattaagccatattctctttgtgagagaacatggtagctgctttgccaatgcatttatccagctcgacgtctagagagagtgtgtcacagacaaagtcatgaacaacctccaacctccaattcttgcgtggagatagtgatagagggaggtgagtccacaccctggcccattaCTTGTATTTTCAACagtctgattgttagtccaaagtcttggcaggccttgctaaaattatTCATGAGTTTTTCGAGTTCTTCAGCAGAGCAGGCAAGAATGGCTACATCATCGGTGAAGGAATAAGTAAATTATCTTATAATTCTGGATAGTATATAACTTGTAAGCAATACATTGAAGCAATACATTCAGATACACACATGAAAATTTAGAAATGGCCTTTGgttttcactctcaatctagagagattaaagagctttccatctgatctagtccagagatagacaccttctgttgcagttccaaaggcctgcttcagcatgactgcaaaaaagatcccaaacagggtcggcatgagaacacagccctgtttcactctgtttaggatgtcaaagggatctggtgttgagccatcaaaaactacagttccTTTCGTTTCCTTATGAAAGGACATgataaggagttgaggtggacatccaatcttgggaagtattttaaaaaggccgtccctgctgaccaagtcaaaggcctttgtgagatctgtgaaggccactggctgttgttgttccatgcatttctcctgcaactgtctgaaggagGATACcttgtcggtggtggatctattagcttgaaatccacactgtgattctggatagactctgtctgcaggcacctggagcctcttcagcacaacacgggcaagcaccttccctacaacgctgaaaagagagatgccacggtagttcttgcagttgcccctgtctcctttgttcttatacaatgtgacgatgtttgcatccttcatgtcctgtggtactccactttccctccagcaaagacaaaaggcttcatacagcttggtggtgatgatctctttacagcacttcagcacttcagcagggatgttatccttcccagctGCTTTGCCGGatgtgagggaatccaaggccgcttttatttctgctaaagttggttcactgtccagctcttccaagacaggcaggcactcaatgttatttaatgctctTCAGTTGCTattttctctctggaatatagctcagagcagtgctgcacccagcgttccatgtgctgtgctcggtcctggatgatcacgcctgtaacagacttcaagggagcagatttcttgtATATTGGACCTAAaccctgcttgataccgtcatacattcccttgatgtctgctgctatctgtatgctgctagagctctcctcttatccccgatggctggaatcaactcctctgaatgggcttcgaaccagtcggccatctttttggtcttcttgccaaatgtggacaaggcggtgttataaacagcgttcttgaaatgtttccatcattcaggtgcatttgcatcagctgggcctggaagggtttcttcaAGCGCTtcagcaaattcctccacttttctctgatcgcgagtcttgctgatgccAATACGTGGTCTTGCTGATATCAGTATGTGGTcaatccttggggggggggggtgtccagagCCAAAATGATTAGACAGCAGACACAAAGAAGCACCCTTGTGGGATGTACACCTTGGGACTAAACTGGTTTCCTAATAATATATTTgttgttctgtttcttcttctcctcactaGAAGAACAAATATATTATTAAGAAACCAGTTTAATCCCAATGTGCACATCTCACAAAGGTGCTTCTTTGTGTCTGCTGTCTGATCTTTCTGGCTCTGAAAAAAACtgtcaatattttgtgcaaatgaaATCTCGTCAATTAAACAGTGTCTGAGATTTCAGCAGGATCCCAAAGGGAAAATCCTTGGAGAGTGAAGCAGGAAAAGATCCTGCAACTTCCCCAATTCAACCCAGGGCTTATTGTCAGCCTGAATGGGAAGAGGGACCCACAAGCTGGAAGAAATTGGCATAAAGGTAGAGGTGAACGTGGAATCTCTCAAGAGAATAGTTTTTCTAAAAGAGGAAATTAATGAAGTTCATCTagggcagtagttcccaatcacgggaccccagatgttcttggactaaaactcccagaagccttcaccactaggtgtgctggccaggatttctgggagttttagtccaagaacatctgtaaagCACTAATCTAGAGCATTCTGGTGAGTACCTAAAGAGAAACCCACATGTTTAATGCAGTCTTGCCCAACCAGATGTCCTGTGTaggttttgaactacaattcccaccattcccagacagcaacaccttCACTGGAAATGGAAAGTTTGCGTGTAAAGATTTTATGTATCATCTATATACCATAATGAAGATTTATGGAAACGACTGATTGCAATTCGGACTCACTTTCATCCATCAAGTCTAGTATTGTCTACTTTCAACAGAAGTGGATTTCCCAGGTATTCCATCACCTGCGTCCGTTTTGTTAGTTGGACAGGTTTATTTGATTAGCTGCAGCCACCATCAAAAAgttcaaataatataaaataatcaaataCATTGTTCAACTAAAAACCATCCAAAATAAATGGGCACAATTCATTCAATAAAACTTGATCATCATCACTACAAAACTTCTTCCATAAAAATGTTACCCTAAAGCAAAACAGGCTACCTTTTCAGGAATATattatgtattttgtttgtttgtttgtttagtcgttcagtcatgtccgactcttcgtgaccccatggaccacagcacgccaggccttcctgtcttctactgcctaccagagttgggtcaaattgatgttggtcactttggtgacattgtccaaccatctcatcctctattgtccccttctcctcttgccttcacactttcccaacatcaggggcttttccagggagtcttctcttctcatgagatagccaaagtcttggagcctcagcttcaggatctagtgagcactcaggggtgatttccttcagaatggataggtttgatctccttgcagtctaggggagtctcaagagtctccttcagcaccaaaattcaaaagcatcaattcttatcACTCCATAGAAaatttatcatatttattttattttattttatttattttatttataccccacccatctggtctaaaagaccaccaCCATATTTGCATCAGATCTATTAAAAGCGAGACTTAAATCTTTGAACAGAATTACTCAAGTCTTTATAAATTAGACAGACAAGTCAATAATGGATTAGGTCTTCATCTGCATCGGTTGAAACTCTCCTCCATGGCAATCCCCCCTCAACGTCTGCAGAACTCATAGACTTGCATTGTAAAGCTGTGAGAACATTTCTCCACTTAAACTTTGTTATACTAGTTAAATAATGCGGGTATTTGAATAGGTCACTTGACATCCACTTGTCAACTGCTAGAAGCCAGAAGGTTTTGCCGACTGGAACCCAGAAAGTTATCTATTCTTCTGTCTAAGCTCGttataaggatgtgtcattggagaaaGTTGGCAAAGGTACCTTGAGCCCAACTCCATCAGCGTGACTTTCTGGAAAGAAGCCTCCAGGAAGAAAGGGAACCACTGGATGGCCATGAAAGGACAGGAGCCAGTTGTAACATAGGTGTCTAATATACTCCAGCATTTCTCATCCTCAATGTGTTGCATTGGCcctttgttaattaaaaaaaaaaaaacaccgagGGGGCTTGATAACTGCATCTCGAActggctcatttttaaaaaaaatctggtctGTGGCTGGAGGAAGGGGGAACTAAACCCTCCacccccactgcctgccccttATCCCCAGCCCGCCACCCCCCGTCACCTCCCCACCTGGTCCTGCTCCcgtctcctcctgctcctttgcCGCAAATGGGCTATCCATTGCACTGGGGACCCAACCGGGCATAGTGCAGCACCGGATTGCCCATTTGCAGCCCCACAACCTGCACCCCTCGCCATTTCCCCCATCCCCTCCCTACCTGCTCTTGTGGTCTCCTCTTCCTATGTTAACGGATGATCTGGTGCTGTCGGACCCTGATCAGGCACCGCAGGACCCTGACCCGATACCGTGTGTCACTGAAACCGGTGGATAATTTCCAAGCCCTAGAAGGAGATCCCTTATACTGCTGGGATCTGGCAAGGTCTACATTCCCATTGTTATGAGGTTAATGTGTTTGGCTTAAACTAAAGTGAACCTCATCTGGACTAGTGACCTACTTCAGAGTCATTGAGTTCTGTCTCTTTTCCCGGTAGGCGCTctatgaaagggggggggaggatcttACAAAGATGTTAATCTTAAATTAGGAATGATTGCATTATGATTTTTCATGACTATTGCAATGAAACAATGGcatatagaagaagaaaaatgtgactTATCGCAGTTATTTTAATTGCAAAGGGCATCAAGTAGAATAAAAGAATGAAGGAGAGAACCAGcaagggaaaaagaacaaaatgttgtGAAGGGAAATACCGGTAACGGGGATAACGAAATATAGAAACTCTGTTGATAATGGTAGATAATAGTCTGTTAAGACTTGTTTAATATAACATACAAGTTCTGGTTTGCATGATAGATAATACTTTTACAAAACTTGGTCGATATTGTTTGGAAAAGGGAAGTAGGCTCAAGAAGTGTGCCATTAGTATTAATGACAGAATTGTAAAAATGAAGAGCAGGTATGGgggaagaattcatgcttttgaattgtggtgctgggggagactcttgagagtcccctggactgcaaggagaacaaacctatccattctgaagaaaaccaaccctgagtgctcactggaaggacggatactgaagctgaggctccaatattttggccgtctcatgagaagagaagactccctggaaaagcccctgatgttgggaaagtgtgaaggcaagaggagaaagggacgacagaggacgagatggttggacagtgttatcgaagcaaccaacatgaatttgacccaactccgggaggcagtggaagacaggagggcctggcgtgctctgctccatggggtgacaaagagtcggacatgacttaacaactaaacaacaacaacaacatcccccCTCAcgtctttcagggatggcaccttcagaagggccgcctggcctgatcttagaggacaggcaggctcatatggaagaaggcagtcctttaggtaaccaggtcctaagctgtttagggctttatatatcaaagtAAGCACTTCCAATTGGgcccaagcccaattcaaaggATGCTTCTCGATTGGAAGCTATTCATTCCCTGCCCTCTTCATCCAACCTGCCCTAGTAGTTTAACAGTTAATAATAAGTATACAGTAAAGCAAATAGAAACTACCGATGACATTGAAGAACCGCATATGATGCAATCTTTATATCCTTATAAAAAGAACAGTGTGATCTCTCTGAGAAGCAGCAGTGGGTCCCAAACTGAACTGAAGATGAAGTTCCTTTATCTTCTGTGTGCCCTTCTTTTTCTTGGACTCCTGCAGGCGCCAGGTAAGCAGCTGCTCAGAGGAGAAGATAGTCAGGGCTTCCCAGGTGAGGGCGATCCGGGGCATCTTGTGAACAGATCAATGTCGCATCCAGGCAGAGATCGGTCAATGGCTTGAACCTTAGAGCTCCAGGACGGGAGGCAACCAAAAACCTCTCAACCTTTGTCAGCTGGTGCTTTGGCAAAACAAATGACATCCTGACAACACCCTACAAGCAGGGTGTTCTGTTTCTGCCTATAGGTTGAGAACATCCCCAAAGAACAGCCAGTTCTTGATATTTCCTTGTACAGTGAACCTGGAGATCCAGGATGTGATATAGGTGGAACAActtgggttggaaatggagacaCCCAGGTCTGCAGAAGGAATTGCTCTCTGGTATCttcctctgggttttttttttaattttttttcaatttatttatttatttatttatttatttatttatttatttatttatttatttatttatttatttatttatttatttatttatttatttatttattttattttattttattttattttattttattttattttattttatttacaagattttttagccgcgccattaccagtgATCTCGGAGCGGcgtgcaacaatattaaaactttaaaaacattgaaaccattaaaaacaggcaatattataataatatcctatattaaaaacaatcattaaaacattaatcttaataaatcctgctgctcatatggccagctaaagaatactatttaattaaaatgctggctaaacagaaaggtctttgtctggcgctgaaaagccaaaagtgtcggaGCCAGGTGGCTCTCTATAGGGAGGGaggttccaaagttggggggggcaacagccgagaaggccctgtttcaaCATGCcattccccctcacctctttcaatAATTCAAGTATGGAAAATTTGCAGGGCAGGATGTACCTGCAAAGACAAGTCAGGAGCACACACAATGTTTTGACGACTCATTAAAAAGCTAAACCAAAATATCCGGAGCCTCATTCACGAGAATTTCTCCAAAATTCCTCTTCTACTGGAGAAAATTTCAGGACAAAGCACACTGGTGCTGTCATGGACGCTAGCCAGTcagcactgctgccaccagggtgACCTGCTCAAGATGCACTTTGACcctagaaggggaaaaaaagatagatATGTAAGAAGGTGACTTTCGATCTTCCCCCTCTATAGATATTACACCTTCATCCAAACTCTCATTTTCCCACTTAATATATTTTGCCCACAGGAATCACTCAAGCGGTCACAGGCTATGGAGAGTGTAACAGTCGTCGTGCTTCTGGCTGTTTTCTTTTCATCTGTCCTCGTGGCACCAAAACTATTGGGAGATGCAGTTGGGCGCGGAAATGTTGCCAAAGGTAAGATTAAGAGTGCAACTGTACTGAAGAGATAAATTGAAATGATACAATTTTGCTGAGATTATTTGCTGTTTTACATCTGAAATCACAATCAGTGGTCACACAGGGGAGTTGATTTGGGAGTTGACCATTCATGTTGGTTGTGATGCAAAGTCACATTCCCATCCACAGCCACCTTTCCCTCCTGGTCCTGCCTTTGCTAATTCTTTAATTCTTTGCAACTCAGAGGAGTACCTTACCCAGAGCAAGAGGAAAAGGATGGCTAGGAGATTCACCCAAGAGCCAAGGAAAATCTTAGCTCTGTTGGGACATCTGTGCAGTGCAGTGAGACAGTGCTCAAGAAACTGCAACTGATATCTTTGGATCCTTAATCGTGTTTCAGAAATTGTCCAGAAATCTTATATGTGCAGCTACGAAAGAGCCACAGGAGGAGTTGCTAGATGAATTGGCTCCATGTCACGATAATAGGAGGCGAATAAAATCACAAGCCCCCCAAATTTGTCTTCAGAGGACCCGGAGAGGGGGTGTGTGCCAGCTGAAGCCTCCAACTACAACATTTCTGGAAAAGGTTTCTATAGAAAAATGACATGAAAAGGTACCTCACCGTCTCAGAATCCACGAcatcaaaagtctgaatagtAATTTTGTAGAATCcatcatgattcacaactcagaatgacTTCATTATGAGATCTCCACATCCCACCATTTGATGGTTTACTTCTAGGGAGAAGCAAAGTTTAAACTAGCTTATGTTCTGAGCGATCAGTAATTCCTGACACATTGACTTCATTCAGACAGACTTGGAGAAGGTCCAGATTGAAGTGGAAATGGGCAGATTTGCTTCTGGTGCGAAGCAAAGCGAATTTCAAAAACGGCCCCGATCTGGACCTGAAGTCCAATCAGAAGGGGCACAagttgcttctgctttttaaaagatacacagagagagacataccTGTACGTATTTTAAAGAGGACTCGTATGTAAACTGCTGCTGCTAGCTGTTCATAGTGGAGGATTCAATGTGGCAACATGGGAGAAGGGGCTTAAGATTTCCACCCATCCCTTCTTGCGAATCCAGAGCAGGGCCCCTACAATTCACAATTTGGAGGTGGGTGCGCTTTGGGTCCCTTCCCAAAGGAAACAGCAGGCTGTAGGGCCTGGTCCAGACCGAGCCTATAACAGGAGGCTCTAAAGAGTTAAATCCCCACTATTCCCCTCAGGAACATGAACAGGCTCAAGGGACCCGCGCCTGTTACTtcctttaacacacacacacagacacacacacacacacatttgcacaaCTGCCAACATGATGAGCAAATGTGCTTGACCAGAGAGCAAATGTGCGTTACTCGCTCTTGATATCCCCCTCCTCTCCCAGGCAATAATCTGAAGGCAAGACCACTGGCCTGCCTCACAGGGCTGTGATGAAGGAACTGCCACtgcaagttttaaaaacattcatgCTCCCTCAAAAAATAAAGGGGGGAGGGTTCC
The Pogona vitticeps strain Pit_001003342236 chromosome 1, PviZW2.1, whole genome shotgun sequence genome window above contains:
- the LOC144584879 gene encoding uncharacterized protein LOC144584879, giving the protein MLLDWKLFIPCPLHPTCPSSLTVNNKYTVKQIETTDDIEEPHMMQSLYPYKKNSVISLRSSSGSQTELKMKFLYLLCALLFLGLLQAPGSTQRPHSDLECQRHEGLCLHGHCPSPWHVIGTCNIAEHWCCRRMGPFPRLTMKKEKTIQW